The Lutibacter profundi region ACTAGCCAGTTGTTAGAGAAAAATTTTCACAAGCCTTATTACCAGGGAGTTTAGTATCTCTTTATAGTAAAAATGGTGAAAAGATTGAAAGTATGATTACAGATAAGTATGCATCTTTTAGTTTTAAGATTGATTGTGAAACAGCATATAAAATTGTAGGAACTAAAGAAAATTTCGATCAAGATAGTGAAGAGTTCAAATCATCAAATGAGAAGGGTTTAGAGTTAATTTTAGGATTAACATTGGCTCCTAGCGAGTTTGTTAAAATTAGGGGGCAATTAATGGTGAATATTAAGCCAATTTATTTTGATTTAGATAAGTCAGAAATAAGAAATGATGCGGCAATAGAACTTGAAAAAGTGGTAAAAATAATGCAAAATATCCAGAGCTTAAGATTGATTTAGGTTCACATACAGATAGTAGAGCGCCTGACACTTACAATTATAAACTATCAGAAAAAAGAGCTAAATCAACTATAAATTGGATTGTTGAAAAAGGGATTGAACCTTCGAGAATTACAGGTAAAGGATACGGTGAAACAAAACTTGTAAATAAATGCTCTAATGGCGTACGCTGCACAGAGGCAGAACACCAGTTAAATAGAAGGACTGAATTTATTATTGTAAATCCAGAAGCTATTAAACAATAATTAGTATTTTAAAAATAGGAATAAAAAATGTTACTTTTTAGTGGCATTTTTTGATTAATATAATATTAAGTACCTTGTACTCAGATTGTTTTATAAAAAATTTGTAAATTATTTTTTGTAAAATAAAGAAGACCTAAGAATTATTGTTTGTTAATGTAATTTTGTATAAAAAACAGATATAAAGTATATGTATATCTTTCATCTCAAAAATAGATATAAAGTAAAATATTGTTTTTTGTTTTTCGTATCAGTATTATTCTTTTTATTTGGAGGAAATGTTATTGCTCAAAATTATGAATTGGTTACTGTAACAGGTGTTTTTTCTGGAAATGAAACGGATGATACGATGTTTAAAGCAACTTCACCTACAATTCCTACTTTAGCATATATTAGAGCTCAAAGAATAGCAGGCCCTCAAAGTGGTGTTTTTACTCAAAGTGGAGATAATATTAGGTATACTGCAATTTCAAAAATAGCTGGAATCCCAGGCAATTTAAGTAAAATTCGTTTTTCATTCTTACAGTCAGATAAGAGGAGTTTAATTCCTCCAAATGATTTTAGATTCGTTATAAATGATATAGATGGACCAAACAATGAAGCATTGGCTACAAATTGTAGTGCTAATGTTCGTTTTGTTGGCACAGCAAATCCCACAAATTTAAAAATAGACAATAATCCCCCAGATTTAAATGCTGTTGGAACAGCTGATGAAAATGAAGGTTCTACTAGTAGAGTAATGTTTGAGTTTGATAATATTTCTATAGTTGAATTTGATAATTACGCAAATGATGGTTATTTAAAAGATTTTGATTTAGATGACGATTACCCTATTGCAACACCCTTGTTTGTAGAATGCTTAAATAGTTTTATTGACCATATTGATTTAGACAATCAAGAATATAGAAAAATTGATTTTTCAATGGAGTTTAAAAATATCAATGGAAAGTTAATTATAAATACAAATCCAATATATTTTGATAGAGACAAATACAATATTAGAGAAGATGCTATAACTGAATTGGGAAAAGTATTAAAAATTATGAATAAATACCCTAAAATAATTATTGAGTTACAATCACATACAGATTCAAGAGCTTCAGATACTTATAATATGGAATTATCAGAAAATAGAGCTAAAGCATCTATTGATTGGATTATAAATAAAGGTATTGATTCAACTAGAATAATGGGAAAAGGATTTGGTGAAACAAAATTAGTAAATAAGTGTTCAAATGGCGTTAAATGTAGCGAAACAGAACATCAATTAAATAGAAGAACAGAATTTATTGTTTTAAATCCTGAGGTTCTAAAACAACTATAAATGTATTCTTTACAATTCAAACCCTAGGTTAACTCCTAAATTTTTGGCAATTAATTTGGTAATTCTAGATTTTAATTGTGGTATCTTAATTTTTTCTACCACATCATTTCCAAAAGCAAATAATAACAATGCTTTTGCCTCTTTTTTAGGAATTCCTCTAGATTGCAAGTAAAATAAAGCACTTTCATCTAATTGCCCAATAGTACAACCATGTGAGCATTTTACATCATCAGCAAAAATTTCTAACTGAGGTTTAGCATTAATTGTTGCGCCATTATCAACTAATATATTGTTGTTTTGTTGAAATGCATTCGTTTTTTGTGCGGCTTGTTGTACAAGTACTTTTCCATTGAAAACACCAGTAGATTTATCGGCATAAATACCTTTGTACAATTCATGACTCTCACAGTTTGGATATTTATGGTTTACCAATGTGTGATTATCAACATGTTGCTTGTTATTTAAAATTGAGATTCCGTTTAGGTTAGAAGTTATATATTCACCCTCGTGTTGAAATTCTAAATTATTCCGTATTAATTTTCCACCAAAAGAGTATGTATTAATTGTGGCAATACTTTGCCGTTTTTGAGAAATAAAAGTATGATCAAATAAAGAAGAATTTGAGGTGTCATTCTGAATTTTATAATAATCTACAATGGCTCTTTTATGAGTAAAAATTTCAGTAACAACATTAGTTAATGTTGTGTTTTTTGATAAATTTTGATGACGTTCAATAATTTGAACATGAGAGTTTTCACCTACAATAATTAAATTTCTTGGTTGAAGAATCACTTCCTTTTCACTTCCTGTTGAAAAATTTATAATTTGAATTGGTTTTGGAACAATAGTATTTTTAGGAATATTAATAAAAGCACCTTCTTTTGTAAATGCGGTATTTAATTCAGATAAGCTATTATTATTTTTAGCAATGGTATTAAAATAATTATCAATTACCATTTTATATTTGGGTTTTGTTAATGCTGAAGATAAAACACAAATATCGCATTCATCATGCGTGGTGGTAGATAAAAAAGAGCTAAACACCCCATCAATAAAAATTAATTTGTAAGATTCTATTTCATTAATTAAGTATTCTTCTACATTTTTAAACCCAATAGATTTTTCAGTTGTAGGGAAAAGATTAAAATCATTTTTTAACAATGATTTCAGATTTGTATATTTCCATTCTTCATCTTTTTTTGTAGGAAACCCTAAAACTTCAAAATTGTGAATTGCTTCTTTCCGAATAGTGTGTACGTTTGAATCTAAATCTAATCCTCCTTTATTTTCAAAGGCCAAAAAAGAAGAAACTAATTTTTCTTTTAACTCCATAGTGCTATTATTTTAACCAATCGTATCCTTTTTTTTCTAATTCAAGAGCCAATTCTTTTCCTCCTGACTTTACTATTTTCCCATTGTGTAAAACATGCACAAAATCTGGAACAACATAATCAAGTAATCGTTGGTAATGTGTTATTAGTAAAACAGCATTATCTTTGTTCTTTAATTTATTTACTCCATTTGCTACCACTTTTAAAGCATCAATATCTAAACCAGAATCCGTTTCATCTAAAATTGCCAACTTTGGCTCTAACATAGCCATTTGAAATATTTCATTACGTTTTTTTTCACCACCTGAAAAGCCTTCATTTAAAGAACGTGATAAGAATTTACGATCTAATTCTAGCAAATCTGCTTTTTCACGAATTAATTTCAGCATATTTTTTGCAGGTAATTCTTCCAATCCATTTGCTTTTCGAGTTTCATTAACAGCGGTTTTAATAAAGTTGGTAACGGTAACTCCCGGTATTTCAACAGGATATTGAAATGATAAAAATATACCTTTATGAGCTCTCTCTTCAGGCGCTAAATCAGCTAAGTCTAGGTTGTCTAATACAACAGAACCTTCTGTTACTTCAAACTCTTCTTTTCCAGCGATTACAGCTGATAGTGTGCTTTTTCCTGAACCATTAGGCCCCATAATAGCATGAACTTCCCCAGCTTTTATTTCAAGATTTATTCCTTTTAAAATCTCTTTGTCATTAATACCTGCGTGTAAATTTTTTATTTGTAACATTTTAATTTTTGTTGATTTGTGTATTTGCTTAATATTTTTACACAATTAAACTTATAAACGATTAAATAGGTTAAATTTTAAATTTTAACCAACAGACCCTTCTAAACTTATTTCTAATAATTTTTGTGCTTCCACAGCAAATTCCATAGGTAATTTATTAAGCACATCTTTACCAAATCCATTCACAATTAATGCAATAGCTTTTTCAGTATTTATACCTCGTTGATTGCAATAAAATAATTGATCTTCTCCAATTTTACTTGTGGTTGCCTCGTGTTCTATTTGTGCTGTGTTATTTTTACACTCTATGTAGGGGAAAGTATGTGCTCCACATAAATCTCCCATGAGTAAAGAATCACATTGTGAAAAATTCCTAGCATTGTTAGCTCTTGCTCCAACCTGTACTAATCCTCTATATGAGTTTTGTGATTTTCCTGCTGAAATTCCTTTTGAAATAATGGTGCTTTTAGTATTATTTCCTAAGTGAATCATTTTTGTACCAGTATCGGCCTGCTGATAATTGTTGGTAACAGCAATAGAATAAAACTCACCTACTGAATTATCACCTTTTAAGATGCAGCTTGGATATTTCCAGGTAATTGCACTACCAGTTTCAACTTGTGTCCAAGAAATTTTAGCATTTTTTTCACATAAACCACGTTTAGTTACAAAATTGTAAACACCACCTTTTCCTTCAGCATCTCCAGGGTACCAGTTTTGTACAGTTGAGTATTTTATTTCTGCGTCATCCAATGCAATTAACTCAACAACAGCAGCATGCAATTGATTTTCATCACGTGCCGGCGCAGTACAACCTTCCAAATAACTAACATAGCTTCCTTTATCTGCTACTAATAATGTACGTTCAAATTGACCAGTTCCACCTTCATTAATTCTAAAATAGGTCGATAATTCCATAGGGCAAGTAACACCTTTTGGAATATAACAAAAAGAGCCATCAGAAAATACAGCTGAATTTAATGCTGCATAAAAGTTATCAGTTTTAGGAACAATAGTCCCTAAATATTTTTTTACTAGTTCAGGGTGTTCTTGAATTGCTTCAGAAATAGGCATAAAAATAATACCCTTTTCATTCAGTGTTTTTTTAAAAGAGGTAGCAACAGAAACAGAATCTATAACAATATCAACAGCTACGTTTGATAAGCGTTTTTGCTCATCAATTGAAATTCCTAGTTTCTCAAATGTTTTTAATAATTCAGGATCAACCTGATCTAAACTGTCTAATTTCGGTTTTTGAATAGGTGCTGAGTAGTAACTAATATCTTGAAATGAAGGTTTTTTATAAGTTACATTTGCCCAATCTGGCTCTTCCATTTCTTTCCAAATACGAAAAGCGTCTAAACGCCATTCAGTCATCCAACTAGGTTCATTTTTCTTTTTTGAAATTGCTATTACAACATCTTCATTTAAACCTACCGGAAATTTATCTGCTTCAATATCAGTGTAAAAACCATATTCATATTCCTTGTTCTCAAGGTCTTTTTTTAAATCGTCTTCAGTAAATTTATTCATTTCAATAATTTAAGAATTAAAAATTATAATGAAAAACTCTCACCACATCCGCAGGTTCTTTGAGCATTAGGATTGTTAAACACAAATCCAGTTCCATTTAGCCCACCAGAATATTCTAAAGTAGTACCAATTAAATATAAAAAGCTTTTTTTATCAACAATAATTTTTATAGAGTTGTCTTCAAAAACCTTATCATCTTCTTTTTTAGCTTTATCAAAAGTTAACGCGTATGAAAGCCCTGAACATCCTCCACTTTTAACACCAACTCTAACAAAATCTATAGCAGGATTAAAACCATCATCATTCATAAGCTCTAATACTTTCTTTTTTGCTATGTCTGAAACTTTTATCATAGTATTCTTAATATAGATTAATTCTAAATAAGTGCAAATATAAGTACAAATTATGGTTTTAAAAACCTTTTTGATATGAATAAATGGAATAGTGTTATAGATGTTACTTATAAACTTTTATCTTTGCAAGATGATTGAAGATAAAAACAAATCGCTTACAAGCATCTCAGAATTAGGAGAATTCGGATTGATAAATCACTTAACAAAGAACTTTAAAATTCAACATAAATCTACCATAAAAGGCGTGGGTGATGATGCAGCTGTTTTAAATATAACAAAGAAACAAATTTTGGTTACTACAGATTTGTTGATTGAAGGTGTACACTTTGATTTGAGTTATATGCCTTTAAAACATTTGGGTTATAAAGCGGTAATGGTAAATTTATCAGATGTATACGCAATGAATGGTGATGCAACTCAAATAACGGTATCAATTGCTGTTTCAAATCGTTTTTCTTTAGAAGCTTTAGAAGAACTATACGAAGGCATTCATTTAGCTTGTAAATCATATGGAATAGATTTAGTAGGAGGAGACACAACATCTTCAACCAAAGGTTTGTTAATTAGCATTACAGCAATTGGAGAAGTTAAAAAAGAAGATGTAGTGTACAGAAATACGGCAAAAGAAAGTGATTTACTGGTTGTTACAGGTGATTTAGGAGCAGCATATTTAGGCTTGCAAGTTTTAGAACGTGAAAAACAAGTTTTTGAGGTAAATCCAAATTCACAACCAGATTTAACAAATTACAGCTATTTAATTGAACGGCAATTAAAACCTGAAGCTCGAAAAGATATTGTAAAATTATTGAAAGATTTAGATGTAAAACCAACGGCTATGATTGATATTTCTGACGGACTTTCTTCTGAAATTTTACACATTTGTACCCAATCTAAAGTTGGATGTGATTTGTATGAAGAAAAAATTCCTTTAGACCCTCAAGTAATTTCAACCTGTGAAGAATTTGATTTAAACAGTACAACCATAGCATTAAGTGGAGGTGAAGATTATGAATTGTTGTTTACTATTTCGCAAAAAGATTTCCTAAAAATAAAAGCAAATCCACACCTAACAGTTATTGGCCATATTACTGAAGAGAATATGGGTGTAAATTTAGTAACTAGAGCCAATCAAAAAATAAAATTAACGGCGCAAGGTTGGAATGCTTTAAAAGGAGATTAATTAATAACACAAGTTCACAAAATTTTGTAATGCTTTGGTTACCTCTAATTTATTTTCAATGTAGCTCATATGTCCATCAGGAAATTCAACTACGTTTACTTTAGTATTTTTAGTTTGTTTAATTAAACTTGCATACTCTAGTGCAGGATCTTGTTTTCCAATAATTAGTTGAATTGGAAAGGTGTTAATTTTATAAATTGAAGTATAGTCTCTTCTTATTTTCATCCCTTCTAAAGAAGCTACAATTCCTTGAGGTAACATTTTTAAAGCCTCTTTGGTTATTTGTTGTATTTCTGAAGTAAAAATTTTGCTGTTTTTATTCGAAAAAAGGAATGGAATTGCAAGTTTTACAAAGGTTTTGTGATTTTGTTTAACGGCTTTAATAGCTCTGTCTCTATTTATTTTTTTCTCTTCAGTATCTGGTAAAGCAGAAGAATTCATTAGGCAAAGTCCTTTTACACTTTTTGGATATAAATGTGTAAAAGCAAGAGACACATAACCACCCATACTATGCCCAATTAAAATATATTTTCTGAGGTGTAGGTGAGCTAAAACCGCTTTTACCATGTTAGCTTGGTCTTCCATGGTATGAATATAACCACGGTTTTCAGTTTTACCATGACCAAGTAAATCAACACAAATAACTCTATATTGTTTTGAAAGATTATTGGCAATTTCTGTCCACATAGTACTATTTTCTAAAAAACCATGTAATAAAACAACAACCCTTCCTTTCCCTAAAGATGTATAATGAACATTGATTTTTTTATAAAGGAAAAACATATATTAAAATAGCATTTATTATTGCCTATTTTTTAATCCTTTAATTGCTGAGAATGCCTTGTCAACTACTTCATCTTCTACTAAAATTGTAAATTCGTTAGTTGTTGAAACTACTTCGTATAAGGCAATTCCTTCCCAGGCTAATCGTTTAAAAAACTGATAATATAAACCTGCAATTTTTGTATTTTCTTTTGGCAAACCAATGGTTATAGCAGATAAGTGATCTTTAAAAGTGGTACAATTTTCATTTTTATAACTTTCTTCAATTTGTTCTTTTAAAGAAGTAGTAATTAGTACATTACTTTCATGTACACCACGGGTAAAAGTATAAAATAAATGATTGTGTTTTTTTATAACTTCTAGCATTTTTAGGTGGCTATGTATTAAAGTTGCGGAGTTTCTAAAAGTATAATCAGAAAGATTAGAGCGAACTGTAATATCTCCTAAATTTTGTAGTATTTTATTTAATTTAATTTTATTAGCCATTTCCTTTGGAGGACTGTACCTTCTCAATGCCATCATTATGGCTCCCGATTTTACAGGTTTTCGTAACATTTTAGAGATAGGTTCTTTAAGTTCTTCTGATAATGCGCTGTAATTTAAAATGTTACGATTTAAAGCATCTTCTAAAAAAGGTTGAGAAATTAATATTTCTTCAACACAAGTAGCTATAGTTTTCATTTTGTTAAATAGTTAACAGTTAGTGCAAAATTAGTTTATAATTTTCAAATAATAACATTAAGTTGAAAAATGATTCTAAATTTACACATTTAAAAGACATAATGAAAGTTTTAAAATTTGGAGGAACATCGGTTGGTTCTTCAGAAAACATAAAGAGAGTAAAAAAAATAATCTCGAATGAGGGTAGTAAAATTATTGTGCTTTCTGCAATGTCAGGTACTACAAATACGTTAGTTGAAATTTCTGAGCAAATAAAAGATGGAAATATTTTAGAAGCAACTCAAAATATTGACAAGTTATATGCAAAATACGTGCAAGTTTTAGACGAATTAATAGTTGAGGCTGATTTAAAGAAAGACACTACAAATTATATTAAAATAATTTTTAAATTTTTAAAAGAATGCACTTCTAAAAAATATTCCGAAGCATTATACAACAAAATTGTTTCACAAGGAGAATTGCTTTCAACGTATATTTTTACAAAATATTTAACTCAAGAAGGTGTAAATGCAAGGTTATTGCCTGCGCTAGATTTTATGAGGATTGACAAGGCAAAAGACCCAGATGAATTTTATATTCAACAAAGTTTACAACGCGTAATTAAAGAAACATTACCCGTTGATATTTATATAACACAAGGCTTTATTTGCTTGGATGGTTATGGTAAAATAGCCAATTTACAGCGAGGAGGAAGTGATTATACAGCCACAATAATAGGAGCGGCAATTGGGGCTGAGGAAGTTCAAATTTGGACAGATATTGATGGGATGCATAATAACGACCCAAGATTTGTTGAAAATACACATGCCATTTCAAATTTATCGTTTGATGAGGCTGCTGAGTTGGCGTATTTTGGAGCTAAAATACTACATCCGCAAACGGTAATGCCGGTGCGGAAAGCGAATATTCCAGTTCGTTTAAAAAATACGATGAATCCAGAATCTTATGGAACTTTAATTTCAAAGGACTTTAAGGGAGAGGGTATTAAAGCTATTGCAGCAAAAGATAACATAACAGCTATTAAAATTAAATCGGCACGTATGTTGTTAGCTCATGGTTTTTTAAAAAAGGTATTTGAAATTTTTGAGAAATACGAAACGTCAATAGATATGATTACAACATCAGAAATAGCAGTTTCTTTAACTATTGATGATGAAAAAAACTTAAATTTAATTGTTGAAGAATTGGAAAAATTTTCAATAGTTGAGGTTGATAATAACCAGAGTATTATTTGTTTGGTTGGACATTTAGTGGTGAGGCATCATGAAACACATAGGTTATTTAGGTTATTACAAGATATTTCTATTAGGATGATTTCTTATGGAGGAAGTAATAATAATATTTCACTTTTGGTAGCTACAAATGATAAAATACAAGCTTTAAAACTCTTAAACACATATATTTTCGATTACGAAATTGCTTAAATTACTATGAATTAAATTATTTGGTTAATAGAAAACTCGAAGTGTAAACTTCGAGTTTTTGTTTATAATTTAAGAGTTCATCAAATCTTCAATTTCTTCAATTTCAATTGG contains the following coding sequences:
- a CDS encoding OmpA family protein; translation: MFFVSVLFFLFGGNVIAQNYELVTVTGVFSGNETDDTMFKATSPTIPTLAYIRAQRIAGPQSGVFTQSGDNIRYTAISKIAGIPGNLSKIRFSFLQSDKRSLIPPNDFRFVINDIDGPNNEALATNCSANVRFVGTANPTNLKIDNNPPDLNAVGTADENEGSTSRVMFEFDNISIVEFDNYANDGYLKDFDLDDDYPIATPLFVECLNSFIDHIDLDNQEYRKIDFSMEFKNINGKLIINTNPIYFDRDKYNIREDAITELGKVLKIMNKYPKIIIELQSHTDSRASDTYNMELSENRAKASIDWIINKGIDSTRIMGKGFGETKLVNKCSNGVKCSETEHQLNRRTEFIVLNPEVLKQL
- the sufD gene encoding Fe-S cluster assembly protein SufD; the protein is MELKEKLVSSFLAFENKGGLDLDSNVHTIRKEAIHNFEVLGFPTKKDEEWKYTNLKSLLKNDFNLFPTTEKSIGFKNVEEYLINEIESYKLIFIDGVFSSFLSTTTHDECDICVLSSALTKPKYKMVIDNYFNTIAKNNNSLSELNTAFTKEGAFINIPKNTIVPKPIQIINFSTGSEKEVILQPRNLIIVGENSHVQIIERHQNLSKNTTLTNVVTEIFTHKRAIVDYYKIQNDTSNSSLFDHTFISQKRQSIATINTYSFGGKLIRNNLEFQHEGEYITSNLNGISILNNKQHVDNHTLVNHKYPNCESHELYKGIYADKSTGVFNGKVLVQQAAQKTNAFQQNNNILVDNGATINAKPQLEIFADDVKCSHGCTIGQLDESALFYLQSRGIPKKEAKALLLFAFGNDVVEKIKIPQLKSRITKLIAKNLGVNLGFEL
- the sufC gene encoding Fe-S cluster assembly ATPase SufC, translated to MLQIKNLHAGINDKEILKGINLEIKAGEVHAIMGPNGSGKSTLSAVIAGKEEFEVTEGSVVLDNLDLADLAPEERAHKGIFLSFQYPVEIPGVTVTNFIKTAVNETRKANGLEELPAKNMLKLIREKADLLELDRKFLSRSLNEGFSGGEKKRNEIFQMAMLEPKLAILDETDSGLDIDALKVVANGVNKLKNKDNAVLLITHYQRLLDYVVPDFVHVLHNGKIVKSGGKELALELEKKGYDWLK
- the sufB gene encoding Fe-S cluster assembly protein SufB; translated protein: MNKFTEDDLKKDLENKEYEYGFYTDIEADKFPVGLNEDVVIAISKKKNEPSWMTEWRLDAFRIWKEMEEPDWANVTYKKPSFQDISYYSAPIQKPKLDSLDQVDPELLKTFEKLGISIDEQKRLSNVAVDIVIDSVSVATSFKKTLNEKGIIFMPISEAIQEHPELVKKYLGTIVPKTDNFYAALNSAVFSDGSFCYIPKGVTCPMELSTYFRINEGGTGQFERTLLVADKGSYVSYLEGCTAPARDENQLHAAVVELIALDDAEIKYSTVQNWYPGDAEGKGGVYNFVTKRGLCEKNAKISWTQVETGSAITWKYPSCILKGDNSVGEFYSIAVTNNYQQADTGTKMIHLGNNTKSTIISKGISAGKSQNSYRGLVQVGARANNARNFSQCDSLLMGDLCGAHTFPYIECKNNTAQIEHEATTSKIGEDQLFYCNQRGINTEKAIALIVNGFGKDVLNKLPMEFAVEAQKLLEISLEGSVG
- a CDS encoding HesB/IscA family protein codes for the protein MIKVSDIAKKKVLELMNDDGFNPAIDFVRVGVKSGGCSGLSYALTFDKAKKEDDKVFEDNSIKIIVDKKSFLYLIGTTLEYSGGLNGTGFVFNNPNAQRTCGCGESFSL
- the thiL gene encoding thiamine-phosphate kinase, whose product is MIEDKNKSLTSISELGEFGLINHLTKNFKIQHKSTIKGVGDDAAVLNITKKQILVTTDLLIEGVHFDLSYMPLKHLGYKAVMVNLSDVYAMNGDATQITVSIAVSNRFSLEALEELYEGIHLACKSYGIDLVGGDTTSSTKGLLISITAIGEVKKEDVVYRNTAKESDLLVVTGDLGAAYLGLQVLEREKQVFEVNPNSQPDLTNYSYLIERQLKPEARKDIVKLLKDLDVKPTAMIDISDGLSSEILHICTQSKVGCDLYEEKIPLDPQVISTCEEFDLNSTTIALSGGEDYELLFTISQKDFLKIKANPHLTVIGHITEENMGVNLVTRANQKIKLTAQGWNALKGD
- a CDS encoding alpha/beta fold hydrolase, which produces MFFLYKKINVHYTSLGKGRVVVLLHGFLENSTMWTEIANNLSKQYRVICVDLLGHGKTENRGYIHTMEDQANMVKAVLAHLHLRKYILIGHSMGGYVSLAFTHLYPKSVKGLCLMNSSALPDTEEKKINRDRAIKAVKQNHKTFVKLAIPFLFSNKNSKIFTSEIQQITKEALKMLPQGIVASLEGMKIRRDYTSIYKINTFPIQLIIGKQDPALEYASLIKQTKNTKVNVVEFPDGHMSYIENKLEVTKALQNFVNLCY
- a CDS encoding aspartate kinase, producing MKVLKFGGTSVGSSENIKRVKKIISNEGSKIIVLSAMSGTTNTLVEISEQIKDGNILEATQNIDKLYAKYVQVLDELIVEADLKKDTTNYIKIIFKFLKECTSKKYSEALYNKIVSQGELLSTYIFTKYLTQEGVNARLLPALDFMRIDKAKDPDEFYIQQSLQRVIKETLPVDIYITQGFICLDGYGKIANLQRGGSDYTATIIGAAIGAEEVQIWTDIDGMHNNDPRFVENTHAISNLSFDEAAELAYFGAKILHPQTVMPVRKANIPVRLKNTMNPESYGTLISKDFKGEGIKAIAAKDNITAIKIKSARMLLAHGFLKKVFEIFEKYETSIDMITTSEIAVSLTIDDEKNLNLIVEELEKFSIVEVDNNQSIICLVGHLVVRHHETHRLFRLLQDISIRMISYGGSNNNISLLVATNDKIQALKLLNTYIFDYEIA